From the genome of Anopheles moucheti chromosome 3, idAnoMoucSN_F20_07, whole genome shotgun sequence, one region includes:
- the LOC128302655 gene encoding uncharacterized protein LOC128302655, whose translation MAKPAVYFIRMNKSTTAEEPDLFNDVEIMEVGDFTESDENYVSVELRSDDEDDDRIILDANEFSPPKSLLPAEFETMPAETSTYAMNSSVQNNRFLADHEYLNDSTTSGMCAPEFEATAAGSITSQVEHTSSERFSVPYVEDLGLHDLFNKDNAPDGATLLDNEESDEDTELDQLEIKIEIGEPQIQETIMDTDFIGNEQIAIDGLREEDEDPCYDILRSLDSTLADCETSKRSLLDNDHSYTTLYIKSPQCSDQDDSASDDDGSSFRKLIKLSNKLASVGDVSTMSGKQTAERIDVTVRRLLERSKKNGKDVVENEQPVTEGSTTANGDSPDRLSVLLSTNCSERLEDDGALPLSSGSPNGQVHESSGSDTDCSTEGTLLDNLLSLGNKFAKQYEQWIEKTKSEIKLVSAPKKASELAQLLQKINRQSEQISKIRQCSSESNASSSRCRVEIAVQTDSSKPRQRELNEKSKQKLLNSLSNSSSDQSGSEGSNMARSTDTDSDGDDMMQEFVRRNKRLRKSAKDTQKASKDAGKDKPAGSKIYSDSSADEEKHSGRDSERVDGDENLLDGVLSGVDDIISDCPDVMGVMQDYFQKAEERKDEEERSPKESRPTIDEQLSKENSTKVLDKALATKHVKDMTEAEREDYEDMEIERLCNLNNIVGRSASNVVSENTQATVKTKGAKELASFAKKKKAEDSMEQFLNDVNGTDHMIPLESHSEESSESEKDVVETEEQFLQKCNETVKLQLLNESTSSSGEMTETDQDDRSDTSDDTNQNGSDESSGSLVENFLKRHGNKIMKVKEKKKLSMVETTSDVENSNSQLLTNGRADSPEHNAGDMEEAWKSGKDTSADKQPGDCKKPFRMELANPKDKELFSNDLFDDSRSDTSQKQPRKKRKRGGARKSRMSSNSELESSSEASDDEVNQISIKKRQRKRTVSSAAEALDAGATTTSPRKDNLKSGSGLVTSGNDATTKKATILDADPLEKPSSPAPDLESTSFAADRSTKSKASKDGQDCISLSSDSSDGAEVISADPDEGKTAPDKDAKRRIRPMLSNDELAEETKKAQKEEEGRSARLKKKQEQLKKCLITYKPASGESGLVLDYDTVRRQAISVHPEIVKLLKPHQVEGIQFMYDNTYGSVDALPKHPGSGCILAHCMGLGKTLQMITLLHTVMRYPQLMTNRVLVICPKSTVMNWKEEISRWQGTIRTGYQMRVYCFADVCTQNDKISVLRRWYSCKSPSCGVMLIGYEAFRALINYERRKGSERMRNTKLKLIKEYLLNPGADLVICDEGHQIKNKRSAISEAVSKIHTKRRIILTGTPVQNNLREYYCMVNFIKPSFLGSDKEFNNLYANPIKNGQCKDSDQQAIKIMKQRSYVLHNKLSKFVQRKEAGVLKEFLPAKYEYVLFVPLTPVQEKLYEVFLQMNEYTSNDITGEPGRTKKFKLIADYTSLRKIWTHPKVLEKAWELANLEKNRKDAIRKTATPDTDDEAPDDINDIASGQLSVTNDWWRRYLQMADLESLFPSNKLWTMFEILKQSNERGEKVLIFTAFVSVLNMVEHFMAKIHNQSENQQQSDEYGYSAFKGPWRRGKDYYRLDGKTPKTDRHNMITSFNDPLNTTTKCFLISAKAGGQGINLTGANRVIILDTSWNPSNDQQNIFRIFRLGQKRQCFVYRLIAVGTMEEKVYSRSVTKQALSYRVVDEQQIDRHYSYGELAELYTLTRLTEMTRETPILPADDILASLLRTFPNKIFKYHEHDSLLENKPEQDLSEEEKKEAWAAYEREIQNNENRSYLSQFGSLGTAGAVGGLFGTSQYGTTMASYYAGLGYGGMPGLPITGGDMYRNDFSSYGNTIGRPLYMPYGAQQSYSSMLNDPAYASALAKMLNFSMPGTAGMDYGMSSLQGHSSPLGNGQSMLPPVGPATGQGGPSGKGYGSVGVLASMLNYYTGKATPGSSGLPPSALSALGQSPLPGSASSSLGDIAAQHNASNSTNPMSHYNTLKQMSDYAQSNSSLLPPNAIPPPTPSGLAISSITSLHKSKPSSGGNPSTSGGGGFDSTIFNRLSEQMAISPLPSAAGLSSPFSPRNVPLLSPTLDNQTRNNAAHVPITSSSLQSFTNGANAIPGSNANATVTTANGQNAPAQTITIGQSMQRNTKPTAASSSRTTVASSVESIRSNSTTSVLRSTSGTAVHASAATIIPSDEEDDLSSSKAIPPKAPHSLEKRATTTNFGIQYNTAQDKSTNASSNTGVGVKDMLKNLKTLNSNIAQQHAKPMSPKLFAKPLSMQNSQTVPPIIGNTNPSRSLADLSSVGTTATLQSMTKTTVPIKPNRSSPTISLTNPVKKQTTAVNKPTSIAAGNPLTAQPPTNKTLLPSAATTSNASPVQYVRSGNPVQRTSGTAASISTVFPKNTSSVVIKSLGTTTAGAVPSSNTATTAAAATRTVSSTVKPVLVSASQQGKTTNALQTSISGLQTLPPKTLSNTTITQVKSAAATIPKPKVESRPMTLTMTPIKTPPVGASTGGKIVKNPINPSTTTMPKLGQIPTTPGLSKEMPTRSSIYRQLSVSSKAPSNAKATPVALLSTPIMTGKLTNPAGTVTTRLPSSAPVQLPAVKITSGVTAPATITNQSDLVDKAGDTMSQLPRPTTIITRPGKSPLTVNAARTSVATTKSGPANIITTGTGQHPGTPRVSVSGSFPQSTMTVIPTRNITTTAGLQRLTASTGGTPSASASTLAVIPSTPAAARLQRTSSTGAATTTSPMAIVPTVNVSGMSYSYKDGGRKELMIHKAVASPTMRRILPSGLGSQSTILKPITSASASRTVLKPNVPIGNIIRAGTGTTTNTTTTSLAGSVQSAPNRVFIRKRGSDSITTLDGSIPKSSIFDQQLKGNGSSNTTSTAESDASNIKRARREQTNINPAAVTNSVLSSFGITNRGGLLVKPKTIPSIKNNKEDDPTEVVVLE comes from the exons ATGGCAAAGCCTGCAGTGTACTTCATTCGTATGAATAA GTCTACTACCGCGGAGGAGCCGGACCTTTTCAACGACGTTGAAATAATGGAAGTCGGAGATTTTACGGAAAGCGACGAAAATTACGTTTCGGTAGAGTTGCGTTCTgacgacgaagacgacgaTCGTATAATACTTGATGCGAACGAATTTTCGCCACCAAAATCGTTGCTACCAGCTGAGTTTGAAACCATGCCGGCCGAAACATCCACGTATGCCATGAATTCCTCGGTACAGAACAATCGTTTTCTAGCTGACCATGAGTATTTGAACGACAGCACGACTAGCGGTATGTGTGCACCAGAGTTTGAAGCGACAGCTGCCGGAAGCATTACGAGCCAAGTCGAGCATACTAGCAGCGAGCGGTTTAGTGTCCCGTACGTTGAAGATCTTGGGCTGCACGATTTGTTTAACAAGGATAACGCTCCGGATGGGGCAACGTTGTTGGACAACGAAGAAAGCGATGAGGACACAGAGTTAGACCAgctggaaataaaaatcgaaattgGAGAGCCGCAAATTCAAGAGACAATCATGGATACCGATTTCATTGGGAATGAACAAATTGCCATCGATGGTTTGCGCGAAGAAGACGAAGACCCCTGTTACGACATATTGCGGTCGCTCGACAGTACGTTGGCTGATTGCGAGACAAGTAAAAGATCGTTGCTGGATAATGATCACTCCTATACGACGTTATACATCAAATCTCCGCAGTGCAGTGACCAGGACGATTCGGCCtccgatgatgatggaagcagTTTTAGGAAATTGATAAAACTTTCTAATAAATTGGCCAGCGTGGGTGATGTTAGCACCATGAGTGGTAAACAAACGGCAGAAAGAATTGACGTGACCGTAAGGAGATTACTTGAACGCTCGAAAAAGAATGGCAAAGatgtggtggaaaatgaacAGCCTGTCACGGAAGGTTCGACGACAGCGAACGGTGATAGCCCGGACAGATTGTCAGTGTTGCTATCCACCAACTGCTCGGAACGTTTGGAAGACGACGGAGCTCTTCCATTGTCTAGTGGTTCGCCGAATGGACAGGTACATGAATCATCTGGCTCGGACACAGACTGTTCAACAGAAGGTACATTGCTCGATAACCTATTATCATTAGGGAAcaaatttgcaaaacaatatGAACAATGGATAGAGAAGAcgaaaagcgaaataaaattgGTATCCGCCCCGAAGAAGGCTTCCGAATTAGCACAATTACTGCAAAAG ATTAATAGACAGAGCGAGCAGATTTCAAAGATACGCCAGTGTTCGTCCGAATCGAACGCTAGTAGCTCAAGATGTAGGGTGGAAATAGCCGTACAGACGGATAGTTCAAAGCCCAGACAACGGGAATTGAATGAAAAGTCCAAACAAAAATTGCTCAATTCTTTGAGCAATAGCAGCAGCGATCAATCCGGCAGCGAGGGTTCAAATATGGCGCGAAGCACGGATACCGATAGTGATGGTGACGACATGATGCAAGAGTTTGTCAGACGCAACAAACGATTGCGAAAAAGTGCCAAAGACACACAGAAAGCTAGCAAAGATGCTGGAAAAGACAAGCCCGCTGGTAGTAAAATTTACTCAGATAGCAGTGCGGACGAGGAGAAGCATTCCGGGCGGGATAGTGAACGTGTGGATGGGGACGAAAACCTTCTCGACGGTGTGCTGAGCGGAGTAGACGACATTATTTCCGATTGCCCGGACGTGATGGGTGTGATGCAGGATTACTTTCAGAAGGCAGAAGAACGGAAAGACGAAGAGGAACGTTCGCCGAAAGAAAGTCGACCTACTATCGATGAACAACTAAGCAAGGAAAATTCTACCAAGGTGCTAGATAAGGCTTTGGCTACAAAACATGTTAAAGACATGACCGAAGCCGAGCGGGAGGACTATgaagacatggagatcgaACGATTGTGTAATTTGAACAACATTGTCGGCAGAAGTGCTTCTAATGTTGTCTCAGAAAATACGCAAGCTACGGTAAAAACGAAGGGCGCTAAAGAGCTCGCCTCTTTcgctaaaaagaaaaaggcagAAGACAGTATGGAACAGTTTTTAAATGATGTAAACGGCACAGACCACATGATTCCACTCGAATCACACTCAGAGGAATCAAGCGAGAGTGAAAAGGATGTGGTGGAAACGGAAGAACAATTTTTACAGAAGTGCAATGAAACCGTCAAGCTGCAGCTGCTGAATGAgtccaccagcagcagtggGGAAATGACTGAAACAGATCAGGACGATCGGAGCGATACCAGCGATGACACAAATCAAAATGGATCCGACGAATCTTCTGGCTCgttggtggaaaactttctgAAACGACACGGTAACAAAATAATGAAggttaaagaaaagaaaaagctaTCGATGGTAGAGACTACGAGCGATGTGGAAAACAGCAATTCGCAATTACTAACTAATGGAAGAGCAGATTCCCCGGAACACAACGCGGGTGATATGGAAGAAGCTTGGAAGAGTGGAAAAGACACATCAGCGGACAAACAACCCGGCGATTGTAAGAAGCCATTTCGCATGGAGCTGGCAAATCCGAAAGATAAAGAATTGTTCAGTAACGATCTGTTTGACGACAGTAGAAGTGACACATCGCAGAAACAGCCTCGCAAAAAGCGAAAACGGGGGGGCGCTCGAAAATCACGAATGTCGTCCAATTCGGAGTTGGAATCTTCCAGTGAGGCATCTGATGATGAAGTAAATCAAATTTCCATAAAGAAACGACAACGGAAACGAACGGTATCCTCCGCAGCGGAGGCACTGGATGCCGGCGCAACAACGACTTCTCCTCGTAAAGATAACTTAAAGTCGGGTTCAGGTTTGGTAACAAGCGGCAATGATGCAACGACAAAGAAAGCCACTATACTCGATGCTGATCCTTTGGAAAAACCATCATCCCCAGCACCTGATTTAGAGTCGACATCATTTGCCGCAGATCGTTCGACAAAATCGAAAGCGTCGAAAGATGGTCAGGACTGTATTAGCCTCAGTTCGGACAGCTCGGATGGTGCCGAAGTGATATCGGCCGATCCAGACGAAGGTAAGACAGCGCCGGACAAGGATGCGAAGCGCAGAATTCGGCCCATGCTGAGCAACGATGAACTGGCGGAAGAAACTAAAAAAGcccaaaaggaagaagaaggtcGATCGGCGCGGTTGAAAAAGAAGCAAGAGCAGCTGAAGAAATGTCTCATCACATATAAACCGGCGTCGGGTGAGAGTGGCCTAGTGCTGGATTATGATACGGTGCGCCGCCAGGCGATCAGCGTACACCCGGAGATCGTGAAGCTGTTAAAACCTCACCAGGTTGAAGGCATTCAGTTCATGTACGACAACACGTACGGTTCGGTTGATGCGTTGCCGAAACATCCCGGTTCTGGTTGCATTCTGGCACACTGCATGGGGCTCGGTAAGACATTGCAAATGATTACGCTGCTGCACACGGTAATGCGCTATCCGCAGCTGATGACGAACCGTGTGCTGGTCATATGTCCGAAGAGTACGGTAATGAACTGGAAGGAAGAGATTTCCCGATGGCAGGGCACTATTCGTACAGGCTACCAGATGCGGGTGTACTGTTTCGCGGACGTTTGTACGCAGAACGATAAGATATCGGTGTTGAGGCGATGGTACTCATGCAAGTCGCCCAGCTGCGGTGTGATGCTGATCGGATACGAAGCGTTCCGTGCACTTATCAACTACGAGCGCCGGAAAGGATCGGAGAGAATGCGCAACACCAAACTGAAGCTTATCAAAGAGTATCTGCTGAATCCGGGTGCCGATTTGGTGATATGTGATGAGGGtcatcaaattaaaaacaagcGATCCGCTATAAGTGAGGCAGTGTCTAAAATCCATACGAAACGGCGAATTATTCTCACGGGAACTCCGGTACAGAACAATCTGAGGGAGT ACTATTGTATGGTTAACTTCATCAAGCCGTCATTTCTGGGAAGCGACAAGGAGTTTAACAACCTTTATGCGAATCCGATTAAGAATGGGCAATGTAAGGATTCCGATCAGCAGGCCATTAAAATTATGAAGCAACGATCTTACGTTTTACACAATAAGTTATCAAAATTCGTACAG CGAAAGGAAGCAGGAGTATTAAAGGAGTTCCTTCCCGCTAAATATGAGTACGTGTTATTTGTTCCACTGACACCGGTACAA GAGAAATTGTACGAAGTATTTCTACAAATGAACGAATACACAAGCAACGACATTACCGGCGAACCCGGCAGGacaaaaaaattcaaactGATTGCCGATTACACCTCGTTACGCAAG ATATGGACTCACCCGAAAGTATTAGAGAAAGCATGGGAGTTGGCAAATTTGGAGAAAAATCGCAAAGATGCGATCCGCAAAACGGCTACTCCGGACACGGACGATGAGGCGCCCGACGATATCAACGATATCGCGAGTGGGCAGCTGTCGGTCACGAATGACTGGTGGCGCCGATACCTACAAATGGCCGATTTGGAATCCCTCTTCCCAAGCAACAAGTTGTGGACTATGTTCGAAATATTGAAACAGAGCAATGAGCGTGGCGAAAAGGTGCTAATTTTTACCGCCTTTGTGTCGGTTCTCAATATGGTCGAACATTTTATGGCTAAGATCCATAACCAAAGCGAAAACCAACAGCAGTCGGACGAGTATGGTTACAGCGCATTTAAGGGACCGTGGCGCCGGGGCAAAGATTATTATCGGTTGGATGGCAAGACACCAAAAACGGATCGCCATAATATGATCACGTCCTTTAACGATCCGCTAAATACGACTACGAAATGTTTCCTGATTTCGGCAAAAGCCGGTGGTCAGGGCATTAACTTGACGGGCGCAAACCGAGTGATCATTTTGGACACGTCCTGGAACCCATCAAATGACCAGCAAAATATTTTCCGCATTTTTCGTCTTGGCCAGAAGCGCCAGTGCTTCGTGTATCGGTTAATAGCGGTGGGTACGATGGAGGAAAAGGTGTACTCGCGTTCGGTTACGAAGCAGGCCCTCAGTTACCGGGTGGTGGACGAGCAACAGATTGACCGGCATTACAGTTACGGCGAGTTGGCGGAGCTGTATACGCTGACAAGGCTTACAGAGATGACGCGCGAAACGCCAATTCTTCCGGCCGATGATATTCTGGCGTCATTGCTGCGCACCTTCCCGAACAAGATTTTCAAGTACCACGAGCATGACTCGCTGCTGGAAAACAAACCCGAACAAGACCTAAGCGAGGAGGAAAAGAAGGAGGCTTGGGCAGCATACGAACGGGAAATACAGAACAATGAAAACCGTTCCTATTTATCGCAGTTTGGTTCGCTGGGTACGGCCGGGGCAGTTGGTGGTCTATTTGGTACATCACAATACGGTACCACGATGGCTTCGTATTATGCCGGGTTGGGGTACGGCGGTATGCCAGGTTTGCCCATTACCGGTGGCGACATGTATCGGAACGATTTCTCCTCCTACGGTAATACGATTGGTAGACCGCTCTACATGCCGTATGGCGCACAGCAGTCTTACTCCTCAATGCTGAACGATCCTGCATACGCGTCGGCATTAGCAAAGATGTTAAACTTTTCTATGCCCGGCACGGCAGGAATGGACTATGGTATGTCTTCGCTTCAGGGTCATTCGTCACCATTGGGCAATGGTCAGTCGATGCTGCCACCGGTCGGTCCAGCGACAGGTCAAGGGGGACCATCGGGAAAAGGGTACGGCTCGGTTGGTGTTCTAGCGAGCATGCTAAACTACTACACAGGTAAGGCGACGCCGGGTAGCAGTGGTTTACCTCCATCAGCTCTAAGTGCATTAGGACAATCTCCGTTGCCCGGTTCGGCAAGTTCCTCGTTAGGAGATATCGCTGCGCAACATAATGCTTCAAACAGCACCAATCCCATGAGTCACTACAATACGTTAAAACAGATGAGTGATTACGCACAAAGCAACTCGTCGCTTCTGCCACCGAACGCAATTCCACCGCCGACACCGTCGGGACTGGCGATTTCAAGCATAACATCACTCCACAAATCGAAACCATCATCGGGTGGCAACCCAAGCAcaagtggtggtggtggttttgatTCTACGATATTCAATCGGTTGAGCGAACAGATGGCTATTTCACCACTTCCATCGGCTGCTGGCCTTTCTAGTCCATTCTCACCTCGAAATGTACCATTGCTATCGCCGACGTTGGATAACCAGACTAGAAATAATGCAGCACACGTCCCAATTACTTCCTCGTCACTACAATCATTTACCAACGGCGCTAATGCGATTCCTGGCAGTAATGCTAATGCTACAGTAACAACGGCAAACGGCCAGAATGCACCAGCACAAACAATAACGATTGGGCAAAGTATGCAAAGGAATACGAAACCGACGGCAGCCTCATCGAGTCGAACCACCGTTGCCAGTTCGGTAGAATCTATCAGATCAAATTCCACCACATCCGTTTTGCGCTCAACGTCTGGTACAGCGGTACATGCCAGCGCAGCTACTATTATACCCAGCGACGAAGAAGACGATTTAAGCAGTTCGAAAGCTATTCCTCCAAAAGCACCGCACTCGCTAGAAAAACGTGCCACTACAACGAACTTTGGTATCCAGTACAATACGGCGCAGGACAAATCTACAAACGCGTCCTCAAATACCGGAGTGGGGGTGAAAGATATGTTAAAGAATTTGAAAACTCTGAACAGTAATATAGCTCAACAGCATGCAAAGCCCATGTCGCCGAAGCTATTCGCCAAACCGCTCAGTATGCAAAATTCTCAAACTGTTCCTCCTATAATCGGCAACACCAATCCTAGCCGAAGTTTAGCTGATCTAAGCAGTGTAGGTACAACCGCCACACTGCAGTCAATGACGAAGACAACGGTACCGATCAAACCAAATCGATCTTCCCCGACGATTAGTTTAACAAATCCcgtgaaaaaacaaactaccGCGGTGAACAAGCCAACCTCGATTGCTGCAGGGAACCCTTTGACGGCACAACCTCCAACGAACAAGACACTGTTACCATCTGCTGCAACCACGTCAAACGCATCACCAGTGCAATATGTGCGTTCTGGCAATCCAGTTCAGCGAACGTCAGGAACAGCAGCTTCCATCAGCACGGTGTTTCCGAAGAACACGTCTTCTGTAGTGATTAAATCACTAGGAACTACGACCGCAGGCGCCGTGCCATCTTCGAACACTGCGACCACTGCTGCGGCTGCGACTAGAACCGTTAGCAGCACTGTGAAACCGGTATTGGTTAGCGCAAGTCAACAGGGCAAAACAACGAACGCTTTACAGACGAGCATAAGCGGGTTGCAAACACTGCCTCCCAAGACTTTGTCGAATACGACAATTACGCAAGTGAaatctgctgctgctacaaTTCCTAAACCAAAGGTCGAAAGTCGTCCAATGACGTTGACAATGACGCCAATAAAGACACCACCTGTAGGGGCAAGTACCGGTGGTAAGATAGTTAAAAACCCAATTAACCCCTCCACGACCACGATGCCGAAGTTAGGTCAAATACCTACAACACCGGGACTAAGCAAGGAAATGCCTACCCGCAGTAGCATCTACCGTCAACTAAGTGTGTCATCAAAAGCACCTTCCAATGCTAAAGCCACACCAGTTGCATTGCTTTCAACACCCATCATGACAGGTAAACTTACCAATCCCGCTGGAACAGTCACCACCAGATTACCTTCATCTGCTCCCGTGCAACTGCCGGCAGTGAAGATAACATCCGGCGTTACCGCACCTGCAACGATCACCAATCAGTCGGACTTAGTGGATAAAGCGGGTGATACGATGTCGCAGTTGCCCCGTCCAACAACGATCATTACTCGACCAGGGAAAAGTCCATTAACTGTGAACGCTGCAAGAACGAGCGTAGCCACCACAAAGTCTGGTCCAGCGAACATCATCACGACCGGAACAGGGCAACACCCAGGAACACCTCGTGTTTCTGTTAGCGGTTCCTTTCCGCAATCGACAATGACGGTGATTCCAACGCGTAATATCACCACTACTGCAGGGTTGCAAAGACTGACCGCTTCTACTGGTGGCACACCATCGGCATCAGCATCGACCTTAGCAGTTATTCCATCCACACCTGCTGCTGCAAGATTGCAGCGAACTTCCTCGACAGGTGCAGCTACAACAACATCACCAATGGCCATTGTTCCAACAGTAAACGTAAGCGGTATGAGTTACAGTTACAAGGATGGCGGACGCAAAGAGCTTATGATACATAAAGCTGTAGCTTCGCCTACGATGAGGCGAATTCTACCGTCCGGATTGGGTTCACAGTCAACTATTCTTAAACCGAT AACATCGGCGTCTGCTTCGAGAACTGTGCTGAAGCCGAATGTACCGATAGGGAACATTATTCGTGCGGGtaccggcaccaccaccaacaccactacCACATCACTCGCCGGAAGTGTGCAATCGGCACCAAATCGTGTTTTTATCCGCAAACGCGGATCGGATTCAATTACTACGTTGGACGGCTCGATACCCAAAAGTTCAATCTTTGACCAGCAGCTGAAGGGCAATGGTAGCAGTAATACTACAAGCACAGCTGAATCGGATGCTTCCAATATAAAGCGTGCCAGACGTGAACAAACG AACATCAATCCTGCCGCCGTTACGAACTCGGTTTTATCCTCGTTCGGCATCACGAATCGTGGAGGATTGCTAGTTAAACCAAAAACAATACcttcaattaaaaacaacaaggaAG atGACCCAACCGAAGTGGTTGTACTTGAGTGA